In the genome of Xanthobacteraceae bacterium, one region contains:
- the rpoC gene encoding DNA-directed RNA polymerase subunit beta' gives MNQEVMNLFGPQTPAQVFDQIRISIASPEKILSWSYGEIKKPETINYRTFKPERDGLFCARIFGPIKDYECLCGKYKRMKYKGIICEKCGVEVTLQRVRRERMGHIELAAPVAHIWFLKSLPSRIGLLLDMTLKDLERILYFEYYVVLEPGLTPLKDRQLLSEEEMLKAQEEYGEDSFTAKIGAEAIRELMRGMDLEKIAADLRVEIAESTSELKPKKLAKRLKLIEAFQQSGNKPDWMIMTVIPVIPPDLRPLVPLDGGRFATSDLNDLYRRVINRNNRLKRLIELKAPDIIIRNEKRMLQEAVDALFDNGRRGRVITGANKRPLKSLADMLKGKQGRFRQNLLGKRVDYSGRSVIVVGPELKLHQCGLPKKMALELFKPFIYSRLEAKGLSTTVKQAKKLVEKEKPEVWDILDEVIREHPVLLNRAPTLHRLGIQAFEPTLIEGKAIQLHPLVCAAFNADFDGDQMAVHVPLSLEAQLEARVLMMSTNNILHPANGSPIIVPSQDIVLGLYYLSLMRDKEPGEGMMFGNIGEIEHALSSGAVSLHAKIKGRYIGVDDKGNKVSKIYETTPGRLMLGEVLPKHPRVPFDVVNKLMTKREISGMIDQVYRHCGQKETVIFCDRIMALGFHHAFKAGISFGKDDMVVPTKKWEIVDQTRGFVKEFEQEYNDGLTTEGEKYNKVVDAWDKCTKKIAEEMMKEISSVKKDSNGREKPINSIYMMSHSGARGSPEQMKQLAGMRGPMAKPSGEIIESPIISNFKEGLSVLEYFNSTHGARKGLADTALKTANSGYLTRRLVDVAQDCIVTEEDCGTKAGIKMRSIVDAGTIVASLASRILGRTTLEDINDPATGKPIVKKGVLLDEALVDQIAKAKVQEVRIRSPLTCETVTGICRKCYGRDLARGTPVNLGEAVGVIAAQSIGEPGTQLTMRTFHIGGAAQIADQSFIESNFEGTVKIKNREIAKNSDGDTIVMNRSLAVIVVDQDGTERATHRVPFGGRLKVDEGQKIIRGQRIAEWDPYTRPILTEVDGHVAFEDLVEGQSLSESVDEATGIAKRMVIDWRGSVRKNEELRPAIVIKGSEGALAKLKLRRSGAEARYTLPVDAILSVDPGEAVKAGDVLARVPTEGAKTRDITGGLPRVAELFEARKPKDSAIIAEIAGTISFGKDYKNKYRLSIIPADSKQEPVEYLIPKSRHVYVQDGDTVEKGDYIVDGNPAPHDILAIKGIEELAAYLVNEIQEVYRLQGVGINDKHIEVIVRQMLQKVEVTDIGETGLLKGEQMDKIEFDQINAKAKEEGKKIATAHPVLLGITKASLQTRSFISAASFQETTRVLTEAAVNGKVDTLEGLKENVIVGRLIPAGTGAAMAQLRSVATKRDDLIAAEREKEKPAVESSTPALPAAE, from the coding sequence ACCTTCAAGCCGGAGCGCGACGGCCTGTTCTGCGCGCGCATCTTCGGCCCGATCAAGGATTACGAGTGCTTGTGCGGCAAGTACAAGCGCATGAAGTACAAGGGCATCATCTGCGAAAAGTGCGGCGTCGAGGTCACGCTCCAGCGCGTGCGCCGCGAGCGCATGGGCCATATCGAACTGGCCGCGCCGGTCGCGCATATCTGGTTCCTGAAGTCGCTGCCTTCGCGCATCGGCCTGCTGCTCGACATGACGCTGAAGGATCTCGAGCGGATTCTCTACTTCGAATACTACGTCGTGCTTGAGCCGGGCCTGACCCCGCTGAAGGACCGTCAGCTGCTCTCCGAAGAGGAGATGCTGAAGGCGCAGGAAGAATACGGCGAGGATTCGTTCACCGCGAAAATCGGCGCGGAAGCGATCCGCGAACTGATGCGCGGCATGGACCTCGAGAAGATCGCGGCCGACCTGCGCGTCGAAATCGCGGAGTCCACTTCGGAACTGAAGCCGAAGAAGCTCGCGAAGCGCTTGAAGCTGATCGAGGCGTTCCAGCAGTCGGGCAACAAGCCGGACTGGATGATCATGACGGTGATCCCGGTCATTCCGCCGGATCTGCGTCCGCTGGTTCCGCTGGACGGCGGCCGCTTCGCCACGTCCGACCTGAACGACCTGTATCGCCGTGTCATCAACCGTAACAACCGCCTCAAGCGGCTGATCGAGCTGAAGGCGCCGGACATCATCATCCGCAACGAAAAGCGCATGTTGCAGGAGGCCGTCGACGCATTGTTCGACAACGGCCGCCGCGGCCGCGTCATCACCGGCGCCAACAAGCGCCCGCTGAAGTCGCTCGCCGACATGCTGAAGGGCAAGCAGGGCCGCTTCCGCCAGAACCTGCTCGGCAAGCGCGTCGACTACTCCGGCCGTTCGGTGATCGTCGTCGGTCCCGAACTGAAGCTGCACCAGTGCGGCCTGCCGAAGAAGATGGCGCTCGAACTGTTCAAGCCGTTCATCTATTCGCGGCTCGAAGCGAAGGGCCTGTCCACCACGGTCAAGCAGGCGAAGAAGCTCGTCGAAAAAGAGAAGCCCGAAGTCTGGGATATTCTCGACGAGGTCATTCGCGAGCATCCGGTTCTCCTGAACCGTGCGCCGACGCTGCACCGTCTCGGCATTCAGGCGTTCGAGCCGACACTGATCGAAGGCAAGGCGATCCAGCTTCACCCGCTGGTTTGCGCTGCCTTCAACGCCGACTTCGACGGCGACCAGATGGCCGTGCACGTTCCGCTGTCGCTCGAAGCGCAGCTGGAAGCGCGCGTCCTGATGATGTCGACCAACAACATCCTGCATCCCGCGAACGGCTCGCCGATCATCGTGCCGTCGCAGGACATCGTGCTCGGCCTCTATTACCTGTCGCTGATGCGCGACAAGGAGCCGGGCGAGGGCATGATGTTCGGCAACATCGGCGAGATCGAGCACGCGCTCTCCTCGGGCGCGGTGTCGCTGCATGCCAAGATCAAGGGCCGTTACATCGGCGTGGACGACAAGGGCAACAAGGTTTCCAAGATTTACGAAACCACACCCGGCCGCCTCATGCTCGGTGAAGTGTTGCCCAAGCACCCGCGCGTTCCGTTCGACGTCGTGAACAAGCTCATGACGAAGCGCGAAATCTCGGGAATGATCGACCAGGTCTACCGCCACTGCGGCCAGAAAGAGACGGTCATCTTCTGCGACCGCATCATGGCGCTCGGCTTCCACCACGCGTTCAAGGCCGGCATTTCGTTCGGCAAGGACGACATGGTCGTGCCGACCAAGAAGTGGGAAATCGTCGACCAGACGCGCGGATTCGTGAAGGAGTTCGAGCAGGAATACAACGACGGCCTCACCACCGAAGGCGAGAAGTACAACAAAGTCGTCGACGCCTGGGACAAGTGCACCAAGAAGATCGCCGAAGAGATGATGAAGGAAATCTCGTCGGTGAAGAAGGATTCGAACGGCCGCGAGAAGCCGATCAACTCGATCTACATGATGTCCCATTCGGGCGCGCGCGGCTCCCCGGAGCAGATGAAGCAACTAGCGGGCATGCGCGGTCCGATGGCGAAGCCGTCCGGCGAGATCATCGAAAGCCCGATCATCTCGAACTTCAAGGAAGGCCTGTCGGTTCTCGAATACTTCAACTCGACCCACGGCGCCCGTAAGGGTCTCGCGGACACCGCGTTGAAGACCGCGAACTCCGGCTACCTGACGCGCCGTCTCGTCGACGTCGCGCAGGATTGCATCGTCACGGAAGAAGACTGCGGCACGAAGGCGGGCATCAAGATGCGCTCCATCGTCGACGCGGGCACCATCGTGGCGTCGCTGGCGAGCCGCATCCTCGGCCGCACCACGCTGGAAGACATCAACGATCCGGCGACCGGCAAGCCCATCGTCAAGAAGGGCGTGCTGCTCGACGAAGCGCTGGTCGACCAGATCGCGAAGGCCAAGGTGCAGGAAGTCCGCATCCGTTCGCCGCTCACCTGCGAAACGGTCACGGGCATCTGCCGCAAGTGCTACGGGCGCGATCTTGCCCGCGGCACGCCGGTCAACCTCGGCGAAGCGGTCGGCGTCATCGCGGCGCAGTCCATCGGCGAGCCGGGCACCCAGCTCACCATGCGCACGTTCCACATCGGTGGTGCGGCGCAGATTGCCGACCAGTCGTTCATCGAGTCGAACTTCGAAGGCACGGTGAAGATCAAGAACCGCGAGATCGCGAAGAACTCGGATGGCGACACCATCGTCATGAACCGCTCGCTCGCGGTCATCGTGGTCGATCAGGACGGCACCGAGCGCGCGACGCATCGCGTTCCGTTCGGCGGCCGCCTCAAGGTGGACGAGGGCCAGAAGATCATCCGCGGTCAGCGCATCGCGGAGTGGGACCCGTATACCCGCCCGATCCTCACCGAAGTCGACGGCCACGTCGCCTTCGAGGATCTGGTCGAAGGCCAGTCGCTTTCGGAATCGGTGGACGAAGCCACCGGCATCGCGAAGCGCATGGTCATCGACTGGCGCGGTTCGGTTCGCAAGAACGAGGAATTGCGTCCGGCCATCGTGATCAAGGGTTCGGAAGGCGCGCTGGCGAAGCTCAAGCTTCGCCGCTCCGGCGCGGAAGCGCGCTACACGCTTCCCGTGGATGCGATCCTGTCCGTCGATCCGGGCGAGGCGGTGAAGGCCGGCGACGTGCTCGCGCGCGTGCCGACCGAAGGCGCCAAGACCCGCGACATCACGGGCGGTCTGCCGCGCGTGGCCGAGCTGTTCGAGGCGCGCAAGCCGAAGGATTCCGCGATCATCGCGGAAATCGCCGGCACGATCTCGTTCGGCAAGGATTACAAGAACAAGTATCGCCTCTCGATCATTCCGGCGGATTCCAAGCAGGAGCCGGTCGAGTATCTCATTCCGAAGAGCCGTCACGTCTACGTGCAGGACGGCGACACGGTGGAGAAGGGCGATTACATCGTGGACGGCAATCCCGCGCCGCACGACATCCTTGCGATCAAGGGCATCGAGGAGCTTGCCGCTTACCTCGTGAACGAGATCCAGGAGGTCTATCGGTTGCAGGGCGTCGGCATCAACGACAAGCACATCGAGGTGATCGTTCGCCAGATGCTGCAGAAGGTCGAAGTGACCGACATCGGCGAGACCGGCCTGCTCAAGGGCGAGCAGATGGACAAGATCGAGTTCGACCAGATCAACGCCAAGGCCAAGGAAGAAGGCAAGAAGATTGCGACTGCGCATCCGGTGCTGCTCGGCATCACCAAGGCGTCGTTGCAGACCCGCTCCTTCATCTCGGCGGCGTCGTTCCAGGAGACCACGCGCGTCCTCACCGAAGCCGCCGTCAACGGCAAGGTCGATACGCTCGAAGGCCTGAAAGAGAACGTCATCGTCGGCCGCCTCATTCCGGCGGGTACCGGCGCTGCAATGGCGCAACTCCGCTCGGTTGCGACCAAGCGCGACGATCTCATCGCCGCCGAACGCGAGAAGGAAAAGCCGGCCGTGGAATCCTCCACGCCTGCGCTGCCTGCCGCGGAGTAA